The following coding sequences lie in one Cercospora beticola chromosome 9, complete sequence genomic window:
- a CDS encoding uncharacterized protein (antiSMASH:Cluster_6) gives MKFYALATLLTFSLTSAIPTNNEPNNNKPHIRRSLTGVAFKPLNQEFYPVRNNPPSANPPYAAIPTGTAPSIPYPTGTSSPFPIPTGSLPCTTSNSIVCAGPKLFGLCSNGAVSFRPVAPGTACLSGKIVSEREIYAIVDDEDDEDREDGWSWWKRI, from the coding sequence atgaAATTCTACGCCCTCGCCACCCTCCTAACTTTCTCTCTCACATCCGCCATCCCAACAAACAACGaacccaacaacaacaagccCCACATCCGCCGCTCCCTCACCGGCGTAGCCTTCAAACCTCTGAACCAAGAATTCTACCCCGTCCGCAACAACCCACCTTCCGCCAACCCACCTTACGCCGCCATCCCAACAGGCACCGCTCCCTCAATCCCCTACCCCACAGGAACATCCTCCCCGTTCCCAATCCCCACAGGCTCACTTCCATGCACAACCTCCAACTCCATCGTCTGCGCAGGCCCCAAACTCTTCGGCCTCTGCTCCAACGGAGCCGTGAGTTTCCGCCCTGTGGCACCAGGAACAGCATGTCTGAGTGGAAAAATCGTCTCAGAGAGGGAGATTTATGCgattgttgatgatgaggatgatgaagatcgGGAGGATGGCTGGTCATGGTGGAAGAGGATTTGA
- a CDS encoding uncharacterized protein (antiSMASH:Cluster_6), with product MDEMAALERRNGQRLEHPPTQALVSPPATPAKAAKEKEKAKSSSRSSSSTSLKNQKGRKGSTSSLLFGSPAKSNSKTKQKDPPSRKNSDPQALSGYPPRESMIPGPNGVMYAPVTYFNPPSPELARAHPSSRSSSKHSRRESTPPEMPPIPPRYIRPESSGSLRSQPPDDADWYAPPSRTRSASTAQQWAAYDYDMAPPLPAAQGRRNVSGPPAPGHPPNPPYPTDVRYASLRRAPASSSPLAPQRGAREQYGSGLRRVETSSSDSSDGQGVQIDVLDHPRGGGYSIRQTSPLVERENGGSAATATGTGSPAKGSSPARKRKGSRR from the coding sequence ATGGACGAGATGGCGGCTCTTGAGCGCAGGAATGGCCAGCGATTGGAGCATCCGCCAACTCAAGCTCTGGTCTCACCTCCTGCCACCCCGGCAAAGGCAGCGAAAGAAAAGGAAAAAGCAAAGTCGAGCAGTcgttccagcagcagcacgagcttGAAAAATCAAAAGGGACGCAAGGGCAGCACGTCCTCCTTGCTTTTTGGTTCTCCAGCCAAGTCGAATTCGAAGACCAAACAAAAGGACCCACCCAGCAGGAAGAACTCCGACCCACAAGCTCTTTCTGGGTACCCTCCTCGAGAGAGCATGATTCCTGGTCCGAACGGAGTCATGTATGCACCTGTGACATACTTCAATCCTCCATCTCCAGAGCTTGCGCGCGCAcacccttcttctcgatcCTCTTCAAAGCATAGTCGGAGGGAGTCGACGCCGCCAGAAATGCCACCTATTCCACCACGCTATATTCGACCAGAGTCGTCGGGCTCTCTTCGATCTCAGCCGCCCGACGATGCGGACTGGTATGCCCCTCCATCACGGACCAGATCAGCGAGCACTGCGCAACAATGGGCCGCGTACGACTACGACATGGCACCGCCTCTGCCCGCAGCGCAGGGGCGACGCAATGTCAGTGGTCCGCCCGCACCGGGACACCCGCCAAACCCACCTTACCCTACTGATGTTCGCTATGCTTCCCTGCGACgagctccagcttcttcatcgccttTGGCTCCTCAACGAGGTGCGAGAGAGCAATATGGAAGTGGACTTCGTCGCGTGGAGACTAGCAGTAGCGATAGTAGTGATGGGCAGGGCGTGCAGATCGATGTCTTGGATCATCCGCGTGGTGGTGGGTACTCAATACGTCAGACGAGTCCTTTGGTCGAGCGTGAGAATGGGGGGTCTGCTGCTACTGCGACTGGTACTGGCTCTCCTGCGAAAGGCTCTAGTCCTGCGAGGAAGAGAAAAGGTTCGAGGCGATGA